A region from the Parabacteroides sp. FAFU027 genome encodes:
- a CDS encoding four helix bundle protein, producing MAKQVLKSGTSIGANVREAQNAESKIDFIHKMKIAAKEADETDFWLVLCNRSKQYPDCIELQEKNAVIIRILNKIIGSSKSNNK from the coding sequence ATTGCTAAACAGGTATTAAAGAGTGGAACATCTATCGGAGCCAATGTCAGAGAAGCTCAAAATGCAGAAAGCAAAATTGATTTTATTCATAAAATGAAGATAGCAGCGAAAGAAGCCGATGAGACGGATTTCTGGTTGGTGTTATGCAACCGTTCTAAACAATATCCGGATTGTATTGAGCTTCAAGAGAAAAATGCAGTTATAATTCGGATACTGAATAAAATCATTGGTTCATCAAAATCGAATAATAAATAA
- the hisD gene encoding histidinol dehydrogenase, whose product MKIVKYPTQSEWAALLARPAMDTTSLFGTVQGVLNDIRSRGDEAVKEYELKFDKVELTSLQVTADEIAEAETMVSSELKSAILTAMKNIETFHASQRFEGKLVVTMNGVTCWQKAVAIEKVGLYVPGGTAPLFSTVLMLAVPARIAGCSEIVLCTPPNREGKIHPAILFAAKSAGVSKVFKIGGIQAIGSMAYGTESVPKTYKIFGPGNQYVTAAKQLVSLKDVAIDMPAGPSEVQVIADATANPAFVASDFLSQAEHGADSQSILVTCDESVVEPVLAEIEAQLSVLPRRELAEKSLNHSKIIVVKDWDEVVRLTNQYAPEHLIIETENYRELSGQIINAGSVFMGHYTPESAGDYASGTNHTLPTNGYATAYSGVNLDSFIKKITFQEITAEGLKQLGPVIETMAAAELLDAHKNAVTVRLKTL is encoded by the coding sequence ATGAAAATCGTCAAATATCCAACCCAAAGCGAATGGGCAGCATTACTTGCCCGTCCGGCAATGGACACGACATCGTTATTTGGTACCGTTCAAGGGGTACTTAACGATATTCGTTCACGCGGAGATGAAGCCGTGAAGGAGTACGAGCTGAAGTTCGATAAGGTAGAACTGACCTCTTTGCAGGTTACAGCCGATGAAATAGCAGAAGCGGAAACGATGGTTTCTTCTGAGCTCAAATCGGCTATCCTGACTGCGATGAAGAATATCGAGACTTTCCATGCTTCACAACGTTTTGAAGGCAAGCTGGTGGTGACCATGAACGGTGTAACCTGTTGGCAGAAAGCTGTGGCTATTGAGAAAGTCGGTCTCTATGTACCGGGCGGTACAGCTCCGCTATTCTCTACGGTGCTCATGCTGGCAGTCCCGGCACGCATCGCGGGCTGTAGCGAGATTGTACTTTGTACGCCTCCTAACCGCGAAGGAAAGATTCACCCGGCGATTCTGTTTGCTGCGAAATCAGCAGGAGTGAGCAAGGTCTTTAAAATCGGTGGTATCCAGGCTATCGGTTCAATGGCTTACGGCACGGAAAGTGTGCCTAAAACTTATAAGATATTTGGTCCGGGTAATCAATATGTGACAGCAGCTAAGCAATTGGTCAGCCTCAAAGATGTGGCGATTGACATGCCTGCCGGTCCTTCAGAAGTACAGGTGATTGCCGATGCTACTGCAAATCCGGCATTTGTAGCGTCTGATTTCTTGTCTCAGGCTGAGCACGGAGCTGACAGCCAGTCTATTCTGGTGACTTGCGACGAATCAGTAGTTGAACCGGTGTTGGCAGAGATTGAAGCTCAGTTGTCCGTTCTTCCCCGTCGTGAACTGGCTGAAAAGTCATTGAACCATAGCAAAATTATCGTGGTAAAAGATTGGGATGAGGTAGTGCGTCTGACAAACCAATACGCACCGGAGCACCTGATTATCGAAACCGAAAACTACCGTGAGCTTTCAGGGCAAATCATCAATGCCGGTTCGGTATTTATGGGGCATTACACGCCTGAAAGTGCAGGTGATTATGCGTCAGGAACCAATCATACCTTGCCTACAAACGGTTATGCTACAGCCTATAGCGGTGTGAATCTGGATAGTTTTATCAAGAAAATTACATTCCAGGAGATTACAGCCGAAGGGTTGAAGCAGCTCGGGCCTGTTATCGAAACGATGGCTGCTGCCGAGTTGCTGGATGCGCATAAGAATGCGGTAACGGTTCGCTTGAAAACGCTATAA
- the rfbC gene encoding dTDP-4-dehydrorhamnose 3,5-epimerase, with translation MNVIQTEIPEVLIFEPKVFGDHRGYFFESFRQDVFDKAVGRKIEFIQDNQSKSSYGVLRGLHFQRQPHTQSKLVRCIEGEVLDVAVDMRVGSPTYGKHVAVRLSAENHRQLWVPQGFAHGFAVLSETAVFAYKCDNYYCPEYDGGVLWNDPALNIDWLIPNKDVKLSEKDKVQPLFETVKCFQY, from the coding sequence ATGAATGTGATTCAAACAGAAATACCTGAGGTTTTGATATTCGAGCCAAAGGTATTTGGTGACCATCGAGGCTACTTTTTCGAATCATTCCGACAGGATGTCTTTGACAAAGCTGTCGGACGAAAAATCGAATTTATACAGGACAATCAATCCAAATCATCTTACGGCGTGCTCCGCGGACTGCACTTTCAGCGCCAACCTCATACACAAAGCAAACTGGTACGTTGTATTGAAGGAGAAGTACTCGATGTGGCTGTTGATATGAGAGTCGGTTCACCGACCTACGGTAAACACGTCGCAGTTCGTTTGTCTGCTGAAAATCATCGTCAGTTGTGGGTTCCACAGGGATTTGCACACGGTTTTGCCGTATTGAGCGAAACCGCTGTTTTTGCCTATAAATGCGACAACTACTATTGTCCGGAATATGATGGCGGGGTTCTTTGGAACGACCCTGCACTAAATATTGACTGGTTGATTCCGAATAAAGATGTGAAACTGTCGGAAAAAGATAAAGTCCAGCCGCTATTTGAAACAGTAAAATGCTTCCAATATTAA
- the hisB gene encoding bifunctional histidinol-phosphatase/imidazoleglycerol-phosphate dehydratase HisB, with the protein MKKKALFIDRDGTLVVEPPVDYQLDSLEKLEFVPKVFRNLYFIRKNLDFELVIVTNQDGLGTESFPEHTFHPPHNMFLQAFENEGVTFDDVLIDKSFPHENKPTRKPGIGMFPKYLTDEYDLSSCYVIGDRVTDVMLAQNLGCKAIFMQPAEVAEPLIAENNLEESCVLISTDWDEITEFLFAGERRAKVQRVTHETNILVEINLDGKGRCDIETGLGFFDHMLEQIGKHSGMDLTIKVKGDLHVDEHHTIEDTAIALGDALFQALGNKRGIERYGYCLPMDDCLCSVALDFGGRPWLVWDAVFNREKVGDMPTEMFLHFFKSLSDAAKMNLNIKAEGQNEHHKIEGIFKALARAIKMAVRRDIFNYELPSTKGVL; encoded by the coding sequence ATGAAAAAGAAAGCATTATTTATCGATCGTGACGGAACATTAGTGGTAGAACCACCCGTTGATTATCAACTCGATAGTCTGGAAAAACTGGAGTTCGTACCCAAGGTTTTCCGCAATCTCTATTTTATCCGCAAAAACCTCGATTTCGAATTGGTGATTGTGACCAATCAGGACGGTTTAGGTACGGAATCATTCCCCGAGCATACCTTCCATCCGCCTCATAATATGTTTTTGCAGGCGTTCGAAAACGAGGGGGTTACATTTGATGATGTTCTGATTGATAAATCTTTCCCACATGAAAATAAGCCGACCCGGAAGCCCGGTATTGGCATGTTTCCCAAATACCTGACCGATGAATATGATTTGTCTTCCTGCTATGTGATTGGAGACCGTGTCACAGATGTGATGCTGGCGCAAAATCTCGGATGTAAGGCTATCTTTATGCAGCCTGCTGAGGTGGCGGAGCCTTTGATTGCCGAAAATAATCTGGAGGAGTCTTGCGTATTGATTTCAACTGACTGGGATGAGATTACCGAATTCCTCTTTGCCGGTGAACGCCGGGCTAAAGTGCAGCGCGTTACCCACGAAACCAATATTCTGGTAGAAATCAATCTGGATGGAAAAGGTCGTTGCGATATCGAAACCGGACTTGGCTTTTTCGACCACATGCTGGAGCAGATTGGCAAACACTCCGGAATGGATTTGACTATCAAAGTAAAAGGAGACCTTCATGTGGATGAACATCACACCATCGAAGATACAGCGATTGCTCTGGGTGATGCCCTTTTTCAGGCTTTAGGCAATAAACGGGGCATTGAACGCTATGGTTACTGTCTGCCGATGGATGACTGTCTCTGTAGTGTAGCTCTTGATTTCGGCGGACGCCCTTGGCTGGTGTGGGATGCCGTGTTTAATCGCGAAAAAGTAGGGGATATGCCTACCGAAATGTTTCTGCATTTCTTCAAATCACTCAGTGATGCAGCCAAAATGAACCTGAACATCAAAGCAGAAGGTCAGAATGAGCATCATAAAATCGAAGGTATCTTCAAAGCATTGGCCAGAGCAATTAAAATGGCTGTAAGAAGGGATATCTTTAACTACGAATTGCCTTCCACCAAGGGGGTGTTGTAA
- a CDS encoding TerC/Alx family metal homeostasis membrane protein — translation MDLHQVFTYAFWIIFLIAFVIDFRFTGTKDRTMSVKKAIGWTLFWIAIAFAYDAFIYLYYPQNPETTVSTAHTMGLKFLSGFLMEKSLSVDNLFVFIVIFSSMGIREEKQAKLLKLGILLSIILRIIFILAGMSLVHQFEWLFYVFGGILVFTAIKMLVKKEELEEVHPEKNMMYKWASKIFPIDAHSDKLILFKEGKITVSYLFLALLVIASSDVLFAVDSIPAIIGIIREGAQGILTSSQENFIAISSNMFAVMGLASLYFALKSVMNSFHYLKVGVAVILAFIGFKMLVADAAFFKAIFEENHWISFAVIVTTIFISIIASIVKNKIEEKKG, via the coding sequence ATGGATTTACATCAGGTGTTTACTTACGCATTCTGGATTATTTTCCTGATTGCATTTGTTATTGATTTTCGATTTACCGGTACCAAAGACCGAACGATGAGTGTAAAAAAAGCCATCGGCTGGACACTTTTCTGGATTGCGATTGCCTTTGCTTACGATGCATTTATCTATCTTTATTATCCGCAAAATCCGGAAACGACCGTTTCCACAGCGCACACCATGGGACTAAAATTCTTGTCAGGGTTCCTCATGGAAAAATCGCTTTCGGTGGACAACCTCTTTGTGTTTATCGTAATTTTCTCTTCCATGGGCATCCGTGAAGAGAAACAAGCCAAACTACTAAAACTCGGAATCCTTCTTTCCATTATACTGAGAATCATCTTTATCCTTGCCGGTATGAGCCTGGTACACCAGTTTGAATGGTTGTTCTATGTATTCGGAGGTATCCTTGTATTTACCGCTATTAAGATGCTGGTCAAAAAGGAGGAACTGGAAGAGGTTCACCCAGAAAAGAATATGATGTACAAATGGGCCTCTAAGATCTTTCCGATAGATGCTCATTCCGACAAACTGATTCTCTTCAAAGAGGGCAAAATCACCGTGAGTTACCTGTTTCTGGCACTGCTCGTGATTGCATCCTCCGACGTATTGTTTGCAGTCGACTCCATCCCTGCCATCATCGGTATTATCCGCGAAGGCGCCCAGGGGATATTGACCAGCAGTCAGGAAAACTTTATTGCGATTTCTTCCAATATGTTTGCCGTGATGGGATTGGCCTCCCTATATTTTGCACTAAAGAGTGTGATGAATTCATTCCACTATCTAAAGGTGGGGGTAGCTGTCATCCTGGCCTTTATCGGATTCAAAATGTTGGTTGCCGATGCCGCATTCTTCAAAGCGATATTCGAAGAAAACCACTGGATCTCTTTCGCTGTAATTGTTACAACCATTTTCATTTCTATCATTGCCTCTATTGTCAAAAATAAGATTGAAGAGAAAAAAGGCTGA
- the hisG gene encoding ATP phosphoribosyltransferase, whose amino-acid sequence MLRIAVQAKGRLYEETMELMKEAGIKLSNAKRTLLIPSKNFPIEVLFLRDDDIPQSVASGVADVGIVGENEFVEKEEDAQIVKRLGFSKCRISLAIPKDVDYQGVNWFNGKKIATSYPVILQNFLNANNIKADIHVITGSVEIAPGIGLSDAIFDIVSSGSTLVSNHLKEVEIVMQSEAVLIGHNALSEEKKEILDELMFRFDSVQKAEGKKYILLNAPNENLKEIINTLPGMKSPTIMPLAEEGWSSVHSVIDDKQFWDVINKIKGLGAQGILVVPIEKMIL is encoded by the coding sequence ATGTTACGAATCGCAGTGCAGGCTAAAGGCCGTCTTTACGAAGAAACTATGGAGTTGATGAAAGAAGCAGGCATCAAACTCTCGAATGCTAAACGTACCCTTCTGATTCCTTCAAAGAATTTCCCTATCGAAGTACTTTTCCTTCGTGATGACGATATTCCACAGTCAGTGGCATCGGGTGTTGCCGATGTAGGTATCGTGGGCGAAAACGAATTTGTGGAAAAAGAAGAAGATGCACAAATCGTAAAACGCCTCGGTTTCAGCAAATGCCGTATTTCCCTGGCTATTCCTAAAGATGTGGATTATCAGGGGGTAAACTGGTTCAATGGTAAAAAAATTGCAACCTCTTATCCGGTAATTCTGCAAAACTTCCTGAATGCAAACAATATCAAAGCGGATATTCATGTGATTACCGGTTCGGTGGAAATCGCTCCGGGTATCGGTTTGTCAGATGCAATTTTTGATATCGTTAGCTCCGGAAGCACATTGGTAAGCAATCACCTGAAAGAGGTGGAGATTGTAATGCAATCTGAAGCTGTTCTGATTGGCCACAACGCATTGTCAGAAGAGAAGAAAGAGATTCTGGATGAACTGATGTTCCGTTTCGACTCTGTACAGAAAGCAGAAGGCAAAAAATACATCCTGCTTAACGCTCCTAACGAAAACCTGAAAGAGATTATCAATACTCTTCCGGGAATGAAAAGCCCTACCATTATGCCATTGGCAGAAGAGGGTTGGAGCTCTGTTCATTCGGTAATCGACGACAAACAATTCTGGGATGTAATCAACAAGATTAAAGGTCTTGGAGCTCAGGGTATTTTGGTCGTGCCGATTGAGAAGATGATTCTTTAA
- a CDS encoding LysR family transcriptional regulator — protein sequence MDFRLKVFQSVARNQSFSRAAKEMLISQPAVTKHIQELESQYKVRLFERTIGTHIRITPEGELLLSHADRIVEAFRQLDYEMNLLTARFTGELRIGASSTISQYVLPPVLAAFLKKFPELKLTVLSGNTAQIEKALLDKKIDLGIIEGQSRNPNLRYSLYMKDVLVAITSVKSILAQHDEVTLDELRHLPLVLREHGSGTLEVFDEELKKHHLKLSDMSVLMQLGSTESIKLFLENSDSIGIVSIRSVNKDIFNGRFKVIEIKDFDIFRTFQFIELQGKSGGVIEDFIRFVRRQSL from the coding sequence ATGGATTTCCGATTAAAAGTGTTCCAGAGTGTAGCTCGTAATCAAAGCTTTTCCAGGGCGGCTAAAGAGATGTTGATCTCTCAACCTGCTGTAACCAAGCATATCCAGGAATTGGAGTCGCAATACAAGGTTCGTCTTTTCGAGCGCACGATCGGTACCCATATCCGTATTACTCCGGAGGGAGAATTGCTGCTTTCCCATGCTGACCGTATCGTGGAGGCTTTCCGTCAGCTTGATTATGAAATGAACTTGCTTACAGCCCGTTTTACCGGTGAATTACGCATCGGAGCAAGCTCTACCATTTCTCAGTATGTGTTACCTCCAGTATTGGCGGCTTTTCTGAAGAAATTTCCAGAACTTAAACTTACCGTGTTAAGTGGAAATACTGCGCAGATTGAAAAAGCCTTGCTCGATAAAAAAATCGACCTGGGGATCATTGAAGGTCAGAGTCGTAATCCTAATCTGCGATATAGCCTTTACATGAAAGATGTGTTGGTGGCTATTACTTCTGTAAAAAGTATCCTGGCTCAACATGACGAAGTTACGCTGGATGAATTAAGGCATCTGCCACTGGTGTTACGGGAACATGGTTCCGGTACGCTCGAGGTATTCGATGAGGAGTTGAAGAAGCATCACCTGAAGCTTTCGGATATGTCCGTCCTGATGCAACTTGGCAGTACGGAAAGTATCAAGCTTTTTCTTGAAAATTCGGATAGTATTGGAATAGTCTCCATCCGTTCGGTAAACAAGGATATCTTTAATGGTCGGTTTAAGGTGATTGAGATAAAGGATTTTGATATCTTTCGTACCTTTCAGTTCATTGAATTGCAAGGGAAGAGCGGGGGAGTGATTGAGGACTTTATACGCTTTGTCAGACGTCAGTCACTATAA
- a CDS encoding SPOR domain-containing protein: protein MKKLIFYSFVVLLAVGATSCKTKKTAYKNAFDRAKEKEVVAPEVNTNAAEQATQPNVTVTRSTNAQVAVRKEKITPVLAADASGLRKFSVVIGSFVNQTNANVLKDKMEKNGYKVIIAQNEKQMFRVIVSSFDTKEAAASERDSFKAKYAPDFQDIWLLERQE, encoded by the coding sequence ATGAAAAAGCTGATATTTTATTCTTTTGTAGTACTTCTAGCTGTCGGTGCTACGTCTTGTAAAACCAAAAAGACTGCTTACAAAAATGCTTTTGACAGAGCGAAAGAGAAAGAGGTTGTAGCTCCTGAAGTTAACACCAATGCTGCAGAACAGGCTACTCAACCTAATGTAACTGTAACCCGCTCAACCAACGCACAGGTTGCTGTCCGCAAAGAAAAGATCACTCCGGTACTTGCTGCTGATGCATCAGGCTTACGCAAATTCAGCGTTGTGATTGGTAGCTTTGTGAATCAGACAAATGCAAATGTGCTGAAGGACAAAATGGAGAAAAACGGGTATAAAGTAATTATTGCTCAGAACGAAAAGCAGATGTTTCGCGTGATTGTATCCAGCTTTGATACAAAAGAGGCAGCTGCATCTGAAAGAGACAGCTTTAAAGCTAAATATGCTCCTGACTTCCAGGATATTTGGTTGCTCGAACGTCAGGAATAG
- the hisC gene encoding histidinol-phosphate transaminase: MNLQELVRPNIWSLKPYSSARDEFKGEASVYLDANENPYNAPYNRYPDPLQWVVKEQIEKVKGVSRENILLGNGSDEPIDLVFRAFCEPGVENVVAIDPTYGMYQVCADINNIEYRKVRLTEDFQLDVDALMKAVDAKTKIIFLCSPNNPTGNAFPKEEIIRVLNGFGGIVIVDEAYIDFSDKGTFLSDLDNFPNLIVLQTFSKAWGSAAIRLGMAFASKEIISVLNKIKYPYNVNQLTQEQALKVLANADQVKDWVNVLLNERQNLVEQLNQLPYVQKIYPTDANFVLVKVGDANGIYNKLVEQGIIVRNRHSVTLCEGCLRITVGTPEENKTLLDAMKAI; the protein is encoded by the coding sequence ATGAATTTACAAGAACTTGTTCGTCCAAACATCTGGAGTCTGAAGCCTTACTCATCAGCGCGTGATGAATTTAAAGGAGAGGCTTCTGTTTACCTCGATGCGAACGAAAATCCCTATAACGCGCCCTATAACCGCTACCCGGATCCTTTGCAATGGGTGGTAAAAGAGCAAATTGAAAAGGTGAAAGGTGTGTCACGCGAGAATATCCTGTTGGGTAATGGCAGCGATGAGCCGATTGATTTGGTCTTCCGTGCATTCTGCGAGCCCGGAGTGGAAAACGTGGTCGCTATTGATCCGACTTACGGCATGTATCAGGTTTGCGCCGATATCAATAATATCGAATACCGGAAAGTCCGCCTGACCGAAGACTTCCAACTCGATGTGGATGCTTTGATGAAAGCTGTGGATGCCAAAACCAAAATAATTTTCCTTTGTTCTCCCAACAATCCGACCGGAAATGCTTTTCCAAAAGAAGAAATCATCCGTGTTTTGAACGGATTCGGCGGTATCGTTATCGTGGATGAAGCCTACATCGATTTCTCAGATAAAGGTACTTTCCTTTCTGATCTGGATAATTTCCCGAACCTGATTGTGTTGCAGACATTCTCTAAAGCATGGGGAAGTGCAGCTATCCGTCTGGGAATGGCATTTGCCAGCAAAGAAATCATCTCGGTACTCAATAAGATTAAATATCCTTACAACGTCAATCAACTGACTCAGGAGCAGGCGCTGAAAGTATTGGCTAATGCTGATCAGGTGAAGGACTGGGTGAATGTTTTGCTCAACGAGCGTCAGAATCTGGTGGAACAGTTGAATCAGTTACCTTACGTGCAGAAGATTTATCCAACAGATGCCAACTTCGTTTTGGTGAAAGTAGGAGATGCCAACGGTATTTACAATAAGTTGGTAGAGCAGGGAATCATCGTGCGCAACCGTCATTCGGTAACGCTTTGTGAAGGCTGTCTGCGTATCACGGTAGGAACTCCGGAGGAGAACAAGACTCTGCTGGATGCGATGAAAGCTATTTAA
- a CDS encoding TrpB-like pyridoxal phosphate-dependent enzyme: protein MKQKKFVLTENEMPTQWYNIVADMKNKPLPPLNPATKEPLNPADLEPIFAKGLIQQEISQEKWIEIPEEVQDLYKIYRPTPLVRAYGLEKALDTPAKIYFKNESVSPVGSHKLNSAIPQAYYNKMEGIKRITTETGAGQWGTALSFACKLFGIDLSIFMVKVSYEQKPYRKSMMNTWGAQVVASPSTLTESGRKILAENPNSSGSLGIAISEAVEMAAKDPDTRYALGSVLNHVILHQTIIGLEAEKQMEMAGDFPDVVIGCFGGGSNFSGIAFPFLRHTLEEGKKLKVIAAEPSSCPKLTRGVFQYDFGDTVGLTPLLPMYTLGHNFQPADIHAGGLRYHGAGSIVSQLVKDHFVVAEDVPQLETFEAGTLFARTEGIIPAPESTHAIAVAIREALRAKEEGVEKTILFNLSGHGLIDMASYDQYFAGKLQNYSVSAETIADNVSKLEHLAEKF from the coding sequence ATGAAACAGAAAAAGTTCGTATTGACTGAAAATGAAATGCCAACACAATGGTACAACATTGTGGCTGATATGAAAAACAAACCACTTCCTCCGTTGAATCCTGCAACGAAAGAACCGTTGAATCCTGCTGACTTGGAGCCGATTTTTGCAAAAGGGCTGATTCAACAGGAAATTTCCCAGGAGAAATGGATTGAGATTCCTGAAGAAGTGCAAGACCTTTATAAAATATACCGCCCGACGCCGTTGGTACGTGCTTACGGCCTGGAAAAAGCACTGGATACGCCGGCAAAGATTTACTTTAAAAACGAAAGCGTAAGCCCGGTTGGCTCACATAAACTGAACTCTGCTATTCCTCAGGCTTATTACAATAAAATGGAGGGCATCAAACGCATTACCACTGAAACCGGAGCCGGTCAGTGGGGGACAGCGTTGAGCTTTGCCTGCAAATTGTTCGGAATTGATTTAAGTATCTTCATGGTTAAGGTGAGTTACGAGCAAAAACCTTACCGCAAATCAATGATGAACACCTGGGGAGCACAGGTTGTGGCTTCTCCAAGTACATTGACAGAGAGTGGCCGCAAAATCCTTGCCGAGAACCCGAATTCATCAGGCAGCCTGGGTATTGCTATTTCTGAGGCTGTTGAAATGGCGGCTAAAGACCCTGATACCCGTTATGCTTTAGGTAGCGTGCTTAACCACGTGATTCTTCACCAGACTATCATCGGCCTTGAAGCTGAAAAGCAGATGGAGATGGCGGGTGACTTCCCTGATGTGGTGATTGGTTGTTTCGGTGGCGGTTCCAACTTCTCAGGTATTGCTTTTCCATTCCTGCGTCATACGTTGGAAGAAGGTAAAAAACTCAAGGTTATTGCAGCAGAGCCTTCATCTTGTCCTAAACTGACACGCGGTGTATTCCAGTATGACTTTGGAGATACGGTAGGATTGACTCCGCTGTTGCCGATGTACACACTTGGACACAATTTCCAGCCTGCTGATATTCACGCTGGTGGGCTTCGTTATCACGGTGCAGGTTCTATTGTGAGCCAGTTGGTAAAAGATCACTTTGTGGTTGCTGAAGATGTTCCTCAGTTGGAAACCTTCGAGGCAGGAACGCTCTTTGCCCGGACAGAAGGTATTATTCCTGCGCCGGAATCGACTCACGCTATTGCTGTGGCTATTCGTGAGGCCTTGCGTGCGAAAGAGGAAGGTGTTGAGAAAACCATCTTGTTCAACCTTTCTGGTCATGGTCTGATTGATATGGCTTCATACGATCAGTATTTTGCAGGTAAGTTGCAGAACTACAGCGTTTCAGCCGAGACAATTGCCGATAATGTTTCCAAGCTGGAGCATTTGGCTGAGAAGTTCTGA